GTGAAGAAGTAAATCTGCATATTTGGCCTCTTCTAGAGTAGATTTAAATGCATTTATCAGGTCATGGGGAAGCTTATTGATAAAGCCTACGGTATCTACCAACAAAACCTTCTGTTGGTTGGGTAATACCAATTGTCTAGTAGTAGGGTCTAAAGTAGCAAATAATTTATTTTCAGCCATTACATCACTCTCAGTTAGGCTATTAAATATCGTACTTTTCCCAGCATTTGTATATCCTACCAGGGATACAATAGGAATGTTTCCTTTTTCCCTTCTGTTTTTTTGCAATTCTCGATGCTTTTCTATTTCTTTTAGTTGCTTCTCTAAATCATTTATTTGTCTATGAATATGTCTCCTATCAGTCTCTAACTTTTTCTCTCCAGGTCCTCTAGTACCGATTCCTCCCCCTGTTCGAGATAAAACTGTTCCTAGACCAACAAGCCTGGGAAGTCTATACTTCAGCTGTGCCAATTCTACTTGTAACTTCCCCTCTTTACTTTTTGCCCTAGAGGCAAAAATATCTAATATTAGGGCAGCCCTATCAAGAACTTTGACTCCCAATACCTCTTCTAAATTTCTTATCTGACTACCCGATAATTCATCATCAAAAATAATAAGGTTGGCATTTTCTTTCTGTCTTAAATAGGCCAACTCTTTTAATTTTCCTTTCCCTATATAAAAGGCCTTATCAATTTTATCTCTTTTCTGCTCTATTTTTCCTATTACTTCTGCTCCTGCAGTTATAGCCAATTGTTCTAATTCATCTAAAGAAGACTCTATATCCAATAGAGACTGAGATTGGTTAAGTTCTACTCCAACAAGTATGGCTTTTTCTTTTTCTACATTTTGCTCTATTAAATATTGCAAAACGTTCATTTGCTTTTCTATTTCTCCTACAAAAGAGGAGAAATTTATATCTACAATTTCTTCTAAAGTATAAGGTCCCTTTTCTTCCATACGGAATTGTTCATCTTCAGAAACCTTTAGATATGCAATATTTGCCATAGTAGGTCTACCATCTTTTACCCCAATAGACATCATAAGATCCAGTTTTAGATTTAATCCAGCAGTTAAATCTAGCTCGGATAAGGTACTATTCCCTGATGGATGAGTATGTACGTTTCTAAAGCCACTTAGTATCTTTCTCTTGGCAAGACTGTCTATAGGAGGAAGATCTGCTGATTCTGAATCACCTATTCCTATACTAAAAATTTTTCCCCTACGATCTATCATAATA
The window above is part of the Irregularibacter muris genome. Proteins encoded here:
- the hflX gene encoding GTPase HflX — translated: MIIGNIEGIRKVELDRLESLLDYRMEKDNIIDEYVVSILADITEKTNREVSIMIDRRGKIFSIGIGDSESADLPPIDSLAKRKILSGFRNVHTHPSGNSTLSELDLTAGLNLKLDLMMSIGVKDGRPTMANIAYLKVSEDEQFRMEEKGPYTLEEIVDINFSSFVGEIEKQMNVLQYLIEQNVEKEKAILVGVELNQSQSLLDIESSLDELEQLAITAGAEVIGKIEQKRDKIDKAFYIGKGKLKELAYLRQKENANLIIFDDELSGSQIRNLEEVLGVKVLDRAALILDIFASRAKSKEGKLQVELAQLKYRLPRLVGLGTVLSRTGGGIGTRGPGEKKLETDRRHIHRQINDLEKQLKEIEKHRELQKNRREKGNIPIVSLVGYTNAGKSTIFNSLTESDVMAENKLFATLDPTTRQLVLPNQQKVLLVDTVGFINKLPHDLINAFKSTLEEAKYADLLLHIVDASNPEMGKQIMVVKNILKELGAGEKNQIVVFNKIDKQNEQLQFTYPTIKEEKVKISALSKEGIEHLLNKIKDNIGDNRRIVTLKIPYDKGNILSALHERGKVLHEEFTNEGTQIEIEMDKSLIEKYKNYSIS